In Dyadobacter subterraneus, a single genomic region encodes these proteins:
- a CDS encoding PVC-type heme-binding CxxCH protein, which yields MKAIKLLIGILVLPLILLMTSSVNQKNVYEDPDPKKELASFKVADGFEVTLWAAEPLVAKPIQMNWDADGRLWVVSSTAYPHLKTGEVANDKIFVIEDTDGDGKADKTTIFAEGLTTPTGILPGDGGVYVANSTEILHFSDTDGDGKADKKRRILNGFGTGDAHHLIHTFRWGPEGKLYFNQSIYIFSHVETPFGTKRLEAGGVWQLNPKTLEIDVYARGGINFWGLQFDRWGQSFLTDGAGGEGINYAFPGAAFAAAQGAERIIRGLNPGQPKHSGLDVISGRHLPDAWQGRMIANDFRANRINSFKLEEQGSGYASKQMEDLMWTDDIAFRPVDINVGPDGAIYVADWYNPIIQHGEVDFFDPRRDQEHGRIWKITAKNRPLVKVPKLNKAPVAELLEALKVPEELTRTNAKQVLKERGAKEVIPALRAWVTALDKKDKDYEHNLLEALWVFQALDTVNEPLLLSLINAESHNARAAGLRALTFWYTKINNVPGILAKAVTDKHAQVRMEAVIALRKTKTPEAARAALSVLELQMDEFIDYALWQTIRELEPVWMAKLKTDPNYFGDAKKTVYALKSLSSQEAVAQLISLYGKGQVPQEYQKDVLNAIAKSGQTADLNMLLDLTVQNKDKNITPQLATLEDAARQRKVKPDKSPERVADFIGNEDEAVSLSAIRLAGLWKLDQLNDRLTKLIQTGTPNTKKAALGALASIDKEKAMKLMVEMTGPKNTPEVRIISAGELAALNPVEGAKIASELMRTLPADTDVTDLFMAFIPNNNGAAALADAIAAKKIQEATAKKGRILVQARAGWNRQRIDQITALNKALEASGGTLPVQNMKQDLNDKEIASLAKVVTDQADPAKGELIFRRTSTSCTTCHAIGGAGGRIGPDLSSLGTSSPVETIIRSVLYPSLSIKEGYDLKRVVKKDGSELLGYLASDGASEIVIRDVTGKEVSIAKSQVQLMEKVPGSLMPPGLTASLDKQEFVDLIGFLSKMGESGKFRVPTTRFVRRWNTVEANKETAKRILAEGPGYVVKDKSKISFQPVYSKVAGDLPLDDLPVIDGAAGKKYSFARFEIEVLTKGNVDLAFSSTAGITAWSDGKPLKLAESGAVTDFSQGVHSITLAVDRSLFKDNSLNIQLQDAQNGGAQTRLVMGK from the coding sequence ATGAAAGCAATAAAACTACTTATCGGGATTCTGGTATTACCGCTGATCCTGCTTATGACTTCGTCCGTAAATCAAAAAAATGTATACGAAGATCCGGATCCGAAAAAGGAACTGGCGTCGTTCAAGGTTGCTGATGGCTTCGAAGTAACACTTTGGGCGGCAGAACCTTTGGTCGCAAAACCTATTCAAATGAACTGGGATGCTGATGGACGTTTATGGGTTGTGAGCAGTACTGCTTATCCGCATTTAAAAACGGGTGAAGTCGCTAACGACAAAATCTTCGTCATTGAAGATACGGATGGTGATGGAAAGGCCGATAAAACGACAATTTTCGCAGAAGGTTTAACAACACCAACAGGAATTTTGCCTGGCGATGGTGGGGTTTACGTAGCCAACTCGACTGAAATTCTACATTTTTCGGATACGGATGGTGATGGAAAAGCGGATAAAAAACGCAGAATCCTGAACGGTTTTGGAACAGGAGATGCGCATCACTTGATTCACACTTTTCGCTGGGGACCGGAAGGTAAATTATATTTCAACCAGTCCATCTACATTTTTAGCCATGTTGAAACACCTTTTGGTACAAAACGTCTAGAAGCCGGCGGAGTATGGCAATTGAATCCAAAAACTTTGGAAATCGATGTGTATGCGCGTGGAGGTATCAATTTCTGGGGATTGCAGTTTGATCGCTGGGGACAATCATTCCTGACGGATGGTGCTGGTGGAGAAGGTATTAATTACGCTTTTCCGGGTGCCGCATTTGCTGCTGCGCAGGGGGCTGAAAGAATTATTCGTGGCTTAAATCCTGGTCAGCCAAAACATAGCGGACTTGATGTAATCTCAGGAAGACATTTGCCTGATGCATGGCAGGGAAGAATGATTGCGAACGATTTCCGCGCAAATCGGATCAACAGTTTCAAACTGGAAGAACAGGGGAGCGGTTATGCTTCCAAACAAATGGAAGATTTGATGTGGACGGATGATATTGCTTTCCGTCCTGTTGATATTAACGTTGGTCCGGATGGAGCGATTTACGTTGCAGACTGGTACAATCCGATTATTCAACACGGAGAAGTAGACTTTTTCGATCCTCGCCGTGACCAGGAACATGGACGTATCTGGAAAATTACTGCTAAAAATCGTCCGTTGGTAAAAGTACCAAAGTTAAATAAAGCGCCCGTTGCCGAACTTTTGGAAGCGCTGAAAGTACCGGAAGAACTTACCCGCACAAATGCAAAACAAGTTTTAAAAGAACGCGGAGCAAAAGAAGTAATTCCTGCCTTACGCGCCTGGGTAACTGCATTAGACAAAAAGGACAAAGATTACGAACATAATTTATTGGAGGCATTATGGGTTTTTCAGGCGTTGGATACGGTGAATGAACCGCTTTTGCTAAGTCTGATTAATGCTGAAAGTCACAATGCGCGTGCCGCAGGATTGCGGGCGCTGACATTCTGGTATACCAAAATTAATAATGTACCGGGAATTCTGGCCAAAGCGGTTACGGATAAACATGCGCAGGTTCGTATGGAAGCCGTGATTGCGCTTCGCAAAACAAAAACACCGGAAGCTGCCCGTGCTGCACTTTCTGTTCTCGAATTGCAAATGGATGAGTTTATCGATTATGCACTTTGGCAAACAATCCGTGAACTGGAACCGGTTTGGATGGCGAAACTGAAAACAGACCCGAATTATTTTGGTGATGCCAAGAAAACGGTTTATGCTTTGAAATCTTTGAGTTCACAGGAAGCGGTTGCCCAATTGATCAGCTTATATGGAAAAGGCCAGGTGCCGCAGGAATATCAGAAAGACGTGCTGAATGCAATTGCAAAATCCGGACAAACTGCGGATCTGAATATGCTGCTTGATTTAACGGTTCAAAATAAAGATAAAAATATAACTCCGCAGCTGGCAACTCTGGAAGATGCGGCCCGTCAGCGGAAAGTAAAACCGGATAAAAGTCCTGAACGTGTTGCTGATTTTATTGGAAATGAAGATGAGGCAGTAAGTCTGAGTGCGATCCGACTTGCCGGACTATGGAAACTCGATCAGTTAAATGACCGTCTTACCAAGCTAATTCAAACAGGCACCCCAAATACTAAAAAAGCTGCACTTGGAGCTTTGGCGTCCATTGATAAGGAAAAAGCGATGAAGCTGATGGTCGAAATGACGGGTCCGAAAAATACACCGGAAGTTCGTATTATCTCTGCCGGGGAGCTTGCTGCTTTAAATCCTGTTGAAGGTGCAAAAATTGCTTCGGAGCTCATGCGGACGCTGCCAGCTGATACGGATGTGACAGATCTTTTCATGGCATTTATTCCAAATAACAACGGAGCAGCGGCACTTGCGGACGCAATTGCAGCCAAAAAAATTCAGGAAGCGACAGCGAAAAAAGGAAGAATTCTGGTGCAGGCCCGTGCAGGGTGGAATCGTCAGCGAATTGATCAGATTACAGCATTGAACAAAGCCTTAGAAGCTTCGGGCGGAACTTTACCTGTTCAAAATATGAAACAGGATTTGAATGATAAGGAAATTGCGAGTCTGGCAAAAGTGGTAACCGACCAGGCTGACCCAGCAAAAGGAGAGCTTATTTTCAGAAGAACCAGTACAAGTTGTACCACTTGTCACGCCATTGGTGGTGCTGGTGGGCGTATCGGTCCGGATTTGAGCAGCCTGGGTACCAGTTCTCCGGTTGAAACAATAATTCGCTCCGTGCTTTATCCGAGTTTGTCGATTAAGGAAGGATATGATTTAAAGCGTGTTGTGAAAAAGGATGGCAGCGAATTGCTGGGTTATCTGGCGAGTGATGGAGCTTCTGAAATTGTGATACGTGATGTGACGGGGAAGGAAGTTTCCATTGCCAAAAGTCAGGTTCAATTGATGGAAAAAGTACCGGGATCGTTAATGCCTCCGGGATTGACAGCCAGTCTTGACAAACAGGAGTTCGTTGACCTGATCGGTTTCCTTTCCAAAATGGGTGAATCCGGTAAATTCCGCGTACCGACTACGAGGTTTGTTCGCAGATGGAATACGGTGGAAGCAAATAAGGAAACAGCGAAAAGAATTCTTGCAGAAGGGCCTGGATATGTGGTAAAAGATAAATCAAAAATTTCTTTCCAACCTGTTTACAGTAAGGTTGCGGGTGATCTACCATTGGATGATTTACCAGTTATTGACGGTGCTGCTGGTAAAAAATACAGTTTTGCAAGATTTGAAATTGAAGTGCTGACAAAAGGAAATGTTGATCTGGCATTTAGTTCAACAGCTGGAATTACAGCCTGGTCGGATGGAAAACCTTTGAAACTTGCTGAAAGTGGAGCGGTAACGGATTTTTCACAAGGTGTACATTCCATAACACTTGCTGTTGACAGAAGCTTATTCAAAGACAATTCTTTAAATATCCAGTTGCAGGATGCGCAGAATGGCGGTGCTCAAACGCGCCTTGTAATGGGAAAATAA
- a CDS encoding Gfo/Idh/MocA family protein, whose protein sequence is MSNKKELRIGLIGTGLMGRTHSNGYNRIDNFFSELEYTPVLKVACSRNAEKAKAFAEQWGYESFETDWKKVIARDDVDAVDICTANDTHAEIAIAAAAAGKMILCEKPLARTLAEAQTMVDAIEKAGVKNTVWYNYRRVPAVTLAKQIVDSGKLGRIFHYRANFLQDWTINPDVPQGGTATWRLDAEAAGSGVTGDLLAHCIDTAMWINGGIKDVSAVTETFIKERVHSESGQVQKVGIDDACIFHCHFDNGSLGLFESTRYARGHKALYTFEINGEHASIRWDLHDLNRLEYFDHSDDSIVRGWRSILVTDSDQPYMKRWWIPGTSIGYEHSFIHQAADFFESLQTGKDCSPTFKDALETQKVCEAVLDSAASKSWKDTGVEWEG, encoded by the coding sequence ATGTCAAATAAGAAAGAACTCAGAATTGGATTGATCGGTACCGGTTTAATGGGCCGTACGCATTCCAATGGATATAACAGAATTGATAACTTTTTTTCTGAGCTGGAATATACGCCGGTTTTGAAAGTGGCTTGTTCGCGTAATGCTGAAAAAGCGAAAGCTTTTGCAGAACAGTGGGGTTACGAATCATTTGAAACCGACTGGAAAAAAGTGATTGCAAGAGATGACGTTGACGCGGTTGATATTTGTACAGCCAATGATACGCATGCAGAAATTGCCATTGCTGCTGCTGCGGCAGGCAAAATGATTTTGTGCGAAAAACCTTTGGCAAGAACTTTGGCAGAGGCACAAACAATGGTGGATGCTATTGAAAAAGCAGGTGTAAAAAATACGGTTTGGTATAACTACCGCCGCGTGCCTGCTGTGACTTTGGCCAAGCAAATTGTTGATTCCGGAAAGTTGGGACGTATTTTTCATTACCGTGCCAATTTCCTTCAGGACTGGACGATCAATCCGGATGTTCCACAAGGTGGAACAGCTACATGGCGTCTGGATGCTGAGGCTGCTGGTAGCGGTGTAACCGGTGATTTGCTGGCGCATTGCATTGATACAGCGATGTGGATCAATGGTGGAATTAAGGATGTTTCTGCTGTCACTGAGACTTTTATCAAAGAACGTGTGCATTCCGAAAGTGGACAGGTTCAGAAAGTTGGAATCGATGATGCCTGTATTTTTCACTGTCATTTTGATAATGGATCACTAGGTCTTTTTGAATCAACGCGTTATGCACGTGGTCATAAGGCGCTTTATACTTTTGAAATTAATGGTGAACATGCTTCGATCCGCTGGGATCTGCATGACTTGAACCGTCTTGAATATTTTGATCATTCGGATGATTCTATTGTTCGCGGTTGGAGATCAATTCTGGTGACTGACAGCGATCAGCCATACATGAAAAGATGGTGGATTCCTGGGACTAGCATTGGTTATGAGCATTCGTTCATTCACCAGGCAGCTGATTTCTTTGAAAGCTTGCAAACTGGAAAAGATTGCAGTCCTACGTTTAAGGATGCTTTGGAAACTCAAAAGGTTTGTGAGGCGGTTCTGGATTCTGCGGCTTCGAAGAGCTGGAAGGATACCGGGGTTGAATGGGAGGGGTAA
- a CDS encoding sugar ABC transporter substrate-binding protein codes for MKLNSIYAFALIASFFVGCNNSGNSESGKKDGDKKLVIGSTMLSMQNEFVVNVSDEMEAKAKELDVELITVDAERSALKQVEQVESFIAQGVDAIVMNPCEVEASSPAVKLALDAKIPIINVNSETTAKPTSFVGSDDVESARIAMNYIVKKLGGKGNVIMMHGYMGQAAQIKRDKGAKEILKTNPGLKLLAEQSGEWDRAKAMSLTENWIQSYGTKINAIFAQNDEMGLGVVKALEAAGLKNKIIVVSIDAIPDALQAVKKGTLDATVYQNAKQQGSTAIENAVKAAKGEKFEKEVLIPFQLVTKENLAEFLK; via the coding sequence ATGAAACTGAATTCCATTTACGCATTTGCACTCATCGCTTCCTTTTTTGTAGGTTGTAATAATTCAGGTAATTCCGAATCCGGGAAAAAGGATGGCGACAAAAAGCTTGTTATCGGAAGTACAATGTTAAGTATGCAAAACGAGTTTGTCGTCAATGTGAGTGATGAAATGGAGGCGAAAGCGAAAGAGCTTGACGTTGAGCTAATTACTGTTGACGCCGAACGTTCGGCTTTAAAGCAGGTTGAGCAGGTAGAAAGTTTTATAGCGCAGGGAGTTGATGCAATTGTGATGAATCCGTGTGAGGTGGAAGCGAGCTCACCAGCTGTAAAACTTGCTCTTGATGCTAAAATTCCAATCATCAATGTTAATTCAGAAACCACCGCAAAACCAACTTCTTTTGTTGGCTCTGATGATGTTGAATCTGCCAGAATTGCAATGAATTATATCGTTAAAAAGCTGGGTGGTAAAGGAAACGTGATTATGATGCACGGGTATATGGGACAAGCCGCTCAAATTAAAAGAGATAAGGGAGCCAAAGAAATACTGAAAACAAATCCCGGTCTAAAACTTCTTGCAGAACAGTCGGGTGAGTGGGACCGAGCCAAAGCGATGTCGTTAACCGAAAACTGGATTCAATCTTATGGTACTAAAATCAATGCCATTTTCGCTCAAAATGATGAAATGGGATTGGGTGTTGTAAAAGCTTTGGAAGCAGCCGGATTGAAAAATAAAATAATCGTGGTAAGTATTGATGCAATTCCTGACGCGTTGCAAGCGGTAAAAAAAGGAACGCTTGACGCGACAGTTTATCAAAATGCAAAACAACAAGGCAGCACGGCGATCGAAAATGCAGTAAAAGCAGCCAAAGGTGAAAAGTTTGAAAAGGAAGTTTTGATTCCGTTTCAGCTTGTTACCAAAGAAAACCTTGCTGAGTTTTTGAAATAA
- a CDS encoding FG-GAP repeat domain-containing protein — translation MKIKTGEMKVALSGILLGIGFFTSAYAQQNEKRATPVRFEKKQIASESVESVAVFDVNNDGKPDLVSGEFWYKGPEFFDRFYIGEVKRVGEYWDDFLTIPMDVNGDGNMDFITGGWFNKSLIWRENPGNNGPWKDHLIDETGNVETARAWDVDNDGFPEIVPNNPNSPFKFYKLERDKAGKGTGTFTKIQVADNQDHGVGFGDVNGDGRGDFIISTGWLEAPKSVLKDKWIAHNDFKFGTASVPILVVDVNGDKKNDIIVGQAHSYGLDWYEQTTKSGKIDWIKHVIDPFNSQFHSMEWIDLDNDGKFELLTGKRYRAHNGNDPGEKDLVGIYYYQWNGETFVKQVISHGPYGIGKGIGVYFSTADLHGSGRKDIIVAGKDGLFVFFNQGNN, via the coding sequence ATGAAAATTAAAACCGGAGAAATGAAAGTCGCTTTATCTGGAATCCTTTTGGGGATCGGCTTTTTCACATCAGCATATGCCCAGCAGAATGAAAAAAGAGCAACGCCTGTCCGGTTTGAAAAAAAGCAGATTGCATCGGAAAGTGTTGAGTCTGTTGCGGTTTTTGATGTAAATAATGACGGGAAACCGGATCTTGTTTCAGGTGAATTCTGGTATAAAGGCCCTGAGTTTTTTGACCGGTTTTATATTGGCGAGGTTAAGCGTGTTGGAGAATACTGGGACGATTTTCTTACCATTCCAATGGATGTTAACGGCGATGGAAATATGGATTTTATCACGGGTGGATGGTTTAACAAAAGTCTGATCTGGCGTGAAAATCCTGGAAATAACGGTCCGTGGAAAGATCATCTGATTGATGAAACAGGCAATGTTGAAACCGCAAGGGCCTGGGATGTAGACAATGATGGTTTTCCTGAAATAGTCCCTAACAATCCAAACTCGCCGTTCAAATTTTACAAATTGGAAAGAGACAAAGCAGGAAAAGGAACCGGAACTTTTACCAAAATACAAGTTGCCGATAACCAGGATCATGGTGTTGGATTCGGTGATGTGAATGGTGACGGAAGAGGCGATTTTATTATCAGTACGGGTTGGCTGGAAGCGCCAAAAAGTGTCTTGAAAGACAAATGGATTGCGCACAATGATTTTAAATTCGGTACTGCGAGCGTCCCTATTTTAGTGGTTGATGTGAATGGTGACAAGAAAAATGATATCATTGTCGGGCAGGCGCATAGCTACGGGCTTGACTGGTACGAGCAGACGACAAAATCAGGGAAAATCGATTGGATCAAGCATGTGATCGATCCTTTTAATTCGCAGTTTCACTCGATGGAATGGATCGATCTGGATAATGACGGCAAGTTTGAATTGCTGACCGGGAAAAGATACAGGGCACATAATGGGAACGATCCGGGAGAAAAAGATCTTGTAGGCATTTATTATTATCAGTGGAATGGCGAAACCTTTGTTAAACAGGTAATTTCGCATGGTCCATATGGTATTGGAAAGGGAATCGGAGTTTATTTTTCAACAGCGGATTTGCACGGCAGTGGCCGAAAGGACATTATTGTTGCGGGAAAAGATGGGCTATTTGTCTTTTTTAATCAAGGCAACAATTAA
- a CDS encoding ABC transporter permease produces MENKITSRFRDIGQYGIFLAFVIICLVLALSTPKFFTVSNLMNIGTQVSINALLAFGVTFVIITGGIDLSLGSMVAVTGVLAATFAHPHTYPVIVPVFIGLTGGLAIGAFNGLVITKSKVPPFIVTLGTMTIGRGLALILSKGRPISNLSDSFNFIGGGNLFGIPLPIVILVVAFIICSAILNKTILGRYMYAVGGNEPAARASGIRVNQVKMWVYTICGMLSAVGGILLTSRITTGQPNAGAGFELDAIAAAIIGGTSTSGGTGTMTGTLIGALLIGVISNSLDLLNVTSYYQQVVMGAIIIGAVVLDSMGKDKN; encoded by the coding sequence TTGGAAAATAAAATTACTTCAAGATTTCGTGATATTGGCCAATACGGTATTTTCCTGGCATTTGTAATAATCTGCCTGGTTCTTGCTTTAAGTACGCCCAAATTTTTCACAGTATCCAATTTAATGAATATTGGAACGCAGGTTTCGATCAATGCTTTACTTGCTTTTGGAGTAACTTTTGTCATCATAACTGGTGGCATTGACCTTTCGCTTGGATCGATGGTCGCGGTTACCGGTGTTTTAGCAGCAACTTTCGCGCATCCGCATACCTATCCTGTAATTGTCCCGGTTTTTATCGGACTTACAGGTGGCCTTGCCATCGGTGCTTTCAATGGATTGGTTATTACGAAAAGTAAAGTTCCGCCTTTCATTGTGACATTAGGAACAATGACCATTGGCCGAGGTTTAGCCTTGATTCTTAGTAAAGGAAGACCAATTTCTAACCTATCAGATTCCTTCAATTTCATTGGTGGGGGAAATTTATTTGGTATACCCTTGCCAATCGTCATTCTCGTTGTGGCTTTTATTATTTGTTCTGCCATTTTAAACAAAACCATTTTAGGTCGCTACATGTACGCTGTGGGTGGGAACGAGCCCGCTGCAAGAGCCTCAGGAATCCGGGTTAATCAGGTCAAAATGTGGGTTTATACTATCTGCGGAATGCTTTCAGCGGTGGGTGGGATTTTATTAACATCCAGAATTACAACAGGTCAACCCAACGCAGGTGCTGGTTTTGAGCTTGATGCAATTGCCGCAGCGATTATCGGTGGTACGAGCACTTCTGGTGGAACGGGTACCATGACAGGAACTTTAATCGGCGCCTTATTAATTGGTGTCATCAGCAATAGTCTTGATTTACTGAATGTTACTTCTTATTACCAGCAGGTTGTCATGGGCGCTATCATCATCGGTGCAGTGGTTTTAGATAGTATGGGAAAAGACAAAAACTAG
- a CDS encoding GDSL-type esterase/lipase family protein has product MRKVSVTLGHILLLLLTIFYKPVEIRAQSKASGFDLKDGDRVVFLGNSLFENDFQYGYLELALTTRFPDKNVTFRNLGWSGDNVWGDGRSTFTNPPTAYQHLIQNITKTQPTVVFLGYGGVEAQEGEAGLAHFKDGLNNLLNKIDSLGAKSILLSTIPVVSSDTSINLSKRNADLELYSSAIAKIAADRGKQFIDIYKPILEASKKTTIIENGVHLNETGYYYLANVLENGLGLKNEKQTTTISISKTGAEASANAKILESGKDLANLQFVIPEKFLPIPATPETEKLVDVAPILKVTGLKKGFYTLSANDDQIVTASAKDWEKGVEIKQGPSYFQSAEIRDMILKKNELHFFQYRPINETYIIGFRAYEQGKHVKDLEDQDILIKFLEGQIGLERMPKEVVYKLSALSN; this is encoded by the coding sequence ATGAGAAAGGTATCGGTCACACTTGGCCATATTCTATTATTGTTACTTACTATTTTCTACAAGCCGGTAGAAATCCGGGCCCAGTCAAAAGCTTCCGGTTTTGATTTAAAAGATGGAGACCGTGTCGTTTTTCTTGGGAATTCCCTTTTTGAAAATGATTTCCAATACGGATATCTGGAACTGGCGCTCACAACCCGTTTTCCTGACAAAAACGTTACCTTTCGTAATCTGGGATGGTCGGGCGATAATGTGTGGGGAGATGGGCGCAGCACTTTTACCAATCCGCCAACTGCCTATCAGCATTTAATTCAAAATATAACCAAAACGCAGCCAACCGTAGTTTTTCTTGGTTATGGCGGTGTTGAAGCGCAGGAAGGCGAAGCAGGTTTGGCGCATTTTAAAGACGGATTGAATAATCTGCTCAATAAAATTGATTCCTTAGGTGCGAAATCTATTTTGCTTTCGACAATTCCTGTTGTATCGAGTGATACTTCGATCAACCTTTCCAAACGTAATGCGGATCTTGAATTATATTCTTCTGCAATCGCCAAAATAGCAGCGGATCGCGGGAAGCAGTTCATTGATATTTACAAGCCAATTCTGGAAGCCAGCAAAAAGACAACCATTATTGAAAATGGAGTTCACCTGAACGAAACCGGATACTATTATCTGGCGAATGTTCTGGAAAATGGTTTGGGTTTAAAAAACGAAAAACAGACAACTACTATTTCTATTTCCAAGACAGGCGCAGAAGCGTCTGCCAATGCTAAAATTTTGGAATCAGGTAAGGATTTAGCTAACCTTCAATTTGTAATCCCTGAAAAATTCCTGCCTATACCGGCAACTCCCGAAACTGAAAAGCTGGTGGATGTTGCACCCATACTTAAAGTGACGGGATTGAAAAAAGGCTTTTACACACTTTCTGCAAATGACGATCAGATTGTAACAGCTTCCGCCAAGGATTGGGAAAAGGGTGTAGAAATCAAACAGGGTCCATCTTATTTTCAATCGGCAGAAATCAGGGATATGATTTTGAAAAAAAATGAACTGCACTTTTTTCAATACAGACCGATCAACGAAACGTACATTATCGGTTTCCGTGCTTACGAGCAAGGAAAACATGTAAAAGATCTGGAAGACCAGGATATTCTGATCAAATTTCTGGAAGGACAAATTGGTTTAGAAAGAATGCCGAAAGAGGTAGTTTATAAGCTGTCAGCTCTTAGCAACTAG
- the tnpA gene encoding IS200/IS605 family transposase, which yields MSQSLAKVCTHIVFSTKYRQPLIDEKIENELHRYLGGLCNKFECIPIKVGGYVDHIHILCVMSRKISIMKLLEEIKKNSSRWIKTKGKEYEGFYWQDGYGIFSVNPSDLEIVVKYISNQKLYHENKNFQDEYRGFLRKYNVEYDERYVWD from the coding sequence ATGTCACAATCGTTAGCAAAAGTCTGTACACATATTGTGTTCAGTACAAAATATCGTCAGCCATTAATTGATGAGAAAATTGAAAATGAGCTTCACAGATATCTGGGAGGTCTTTGTAACAAATTTGAATGTATACCGATCAAAGTCGGAGGTTATGTAGACCACATTCATATTTTATGTGTCATGTCAAGAAAGATATCCATCATGAAACTTTTGGAAGAAATAAAAAAGAATTCTTCCAGATGGATTAAGACCAAAGGAAAGGAGTACGAAGGTTTTTATTGGCAGGATGGATATGGAATATTTTCGGTTAATCCTTCTGACTTAGAGATCGTGGTAAAATACATTTCCAATCAAAAACTATATCACGAAAACAAGAATTTCCAGGATGAGTACCGGGGCTTTTTGAGAAAATATAATGTTGAATATGATGAACGGTATGTTTGGGATTGA
- a CDS encoding sugar ABC transporter ATP-binding protein encodes MAETILQIKNLSKSFAGIKALDDVHLTIKKGEVHALMGENGAGKSTFMKILIGLLNPDSGEIIFEGNLIKNNTVSEISKKGISMIHQEILIIPELTVAQNIFLGREKEISGNKSGWLNDKNISTKATELLNVLGVDIDANVKMKYLSVAQMQMVEIAKAVSNNASVIIMDEPTSAISDKEVATLFKIIRDLKNKGVAIIYISHKMDEIFEICDTITVLRDGKYIVTKSTSELDINSLIGMMVGREINNMFPEPVFEKGKIALSVRNLIKKGKFDEINFDVQAGEIFGISGLMGAGRTEIALAIFGLSPADGGTISVNGQEVKIKSPQDAVANGIGYVSEDRKGLGFIPQLSVKQNLTLASLSEHRQGIFINNQKENVSADQMIVDLKIKASGRNQKVTHLSGGNQQKVVIGKVLAASPKVIILDEPTRGVDVGAKFEIYKLINNLAAQGMAVIMISSELPEILGMSDRIMVLSKGVQTATLSRKEATQELIMKYAVQ; translated from the coding sequence ATGGCCGAAACCATCCTGCAAATCAAAAACCTCTCCAAATCCTTCGCCGGGATTAAGGCGTTGGATGATGTGCATCTTACAATAAAAAAAGGAGAGGTTCATGCGTTGATGGGAGAAAACGGAGCGGGGAAATCAACCTTCATGAAAATCCTTATCGGACTGTTAAATCCGGATTCAGGAGAAATAATTTTTGAAGGAAATTTAATTAAAAACAACACAGTAAGCGAAATTTCAAAAAAAGGCATTTCGATGATTCATCAGGAGATTTTGATAATTCCTGAACTTACCGTAGCGCAAAATATTTTCCTTGGCCGGGAAAAAGAGATTTCCGGAAATAAAAGTGGATGGCTTAATGACAAGAACATTAGCACAAAAGCAACCGAACTTTTGAATGTTCTGGGAGTTGATATTGATGCGAATGTCAAGATGAAATATCTCAGCGTCGCGCAGATGCAAATGGTAGAAATTGCGAAAGCGGTTTCAAATAATGCCAGCGTTATCATCATGGATGAACCTACGTCGGCCATATCAGACAAAGAGGTTGCGACACTTTTTAAAATAATTAGAGATCTTAAAAATAAAGGCGTTGCCATTATCTATATCTCGCACAAAATGGATGAGATATTTGAAATTTGTGATACCATTACTGTTTTGCGTGACGGTAAATATATCGTAACAAAAAGTACTTCGGAACTTGATATTAACAGTCTGATTGGCATGATGGTAGGGAGGGAAATCAATAACATGTTTCCTGAACCAGTTTTTGAAAAAGGTAAAATCGCCCTTTCTGTAAGAAATCTTATAAAAAAGGGAAAGTTTGACGAAATTAATTTTGACGTGCAAGCGGGAGAGATATTTGGAATTTCCGGGCTGATGGGCGCAGGAAGAACTGAAATTGCACTAGCCATTTTCGGATTATCGCCGGCAGATGGCGGTACAATATCCGTCAACGGACAAGAAGTTAAAATAAAATCCCCGCAGGACGCAGTGGCCAATGGGATTGGTTATGTCAGCGAAGATAGGAAAGGTCTGGGTTTTATCCCTCAATTATCAGTAAAGCAAAACCTGACGCTAGCTAGCTTATCCGAACATCGACAGGGTATTTTTATCAATAATCAAAAAGAAAATGTTTCGGCAGATCAGATGATAGTTGATCTGAAAATAAAAGCTTCCGGTCGGAATCAGAAAGTCACACATTTGAGTGGAGGGAATCAACAGAAAGTAGTTATTGGTAAAGTACTAGCCGCTTCTCCTAAGGTTATCATTCTGGATGAACCAACACGCGGAGTAGATGTCGGAGCAAAATTTGAAATATATAAACTCATAAATAATCTGGCAGCGCAAGGAATGGCAGTCATAATGATCTCTTCCGAATTACCGGAAATATTAGGAATGAGTGACCGGATTATGGTTTTGTCAAAAGGAGTTCAAACGGCAACTTTGTCAAGAAAAGAAGCGACTCAGGAATTAATAATGAAATACGCAGTGCAGTGA